One part of the Cinclus cinclus chromosome 20, bCinCin1.1, whole genome shotgun sequence genome encodes these proteins:
- the BAHCC1 gene encoding BAH and coiled-coil domain-containing protein 1, translated as MDGRDFAPPPRLLSERGSLGHRHGTGRVAGSAHGAVQPPGHFQPTKYFPAPISMATHTAGSSLMGSAPPSSFMGGFLSGSLGSGGPSHPAGPAASPPEPAFCGPHSGTSQIWFSHSHEAPGYPRFSGSLASTFLPMGHLDHHGNGNVLYGQHRFYESQKDNFYLRNLPAQPPLLPASHGFPGIARAAPGPPAGSCSRERDAGPLPKTPKDYERFLATKEKGGKGDPKERLPEEDPKERHKAVLPVPPEGHCKEGVPPRGSGDGRPKPLASCLLGAKGLDEDGARAALPSCAGSALPRAARCAPKEREPGVPETPQPYGEAVERRQMLHHAVSYAVPAAGSFPCLPLHAGPEVLCPLPEPPARELKLSGATLVPSVGPPTDKSRSFQAESGGMERGDGKERHAEAGAEPYGASFHHPLKAEGSAERRLEWGPPGTRLKGLEYLGGGAAEGPPFSGRCPAPKAGLEKGYFEVPPAPDCSRAPRPDPLGVRVGPSCCTLEKGPPKDPPAQKVARIRHQQHPEAEATEGKRKPLELGGLGYGGHPLPPWGVQGQGPPLAVAEERKGGPYLDPFGTGLVRAQEVPNAPDEVSAMKNLLKYSNGALLGGQKGPPFMGLGSAKGSCAHQDAKFPSGKGQPELERPDCARGREHEALGPGGTEGEVRQPPVGIAVAVARQKDTLGRHEPYGTGGAGSTGRQRAAAGVKAGTARPVHLMELEAEEERGRLCEERLGLPGRDILLQDNKDLVEFARMHPSGGCPGELTPHLMMTGGSSLPAGQLGGDPAAHAHPAHTHWLPRTRSPSIWMGGHSYGIGHPALHQNLPPAFPASMPSTMQPVFPLAQDPPAQLVILPTEPPTHGTPHTLADVMDQASLWPPMYPGRGPGGHLQHTGQLPVYPRSQFLRQQELYALQQQQQQQQQQQQQQQQQRAAQALEIQRQVHGQRKPEEQPLELEERGPEKPFKPSHKAVALNPPAKGLTSVAPTPSKLSPCCHSPALRHPAKCPVTLPTAPCTLPACPAASPAVAPRSPAASPLPAPSKGSDGEDARGEGQPPRRYPKPLEPDLPPGYGYPTAAMGYPAAHSAEPADPDPVHAGSPPAEPEQSRTFSPTAEALREPGPPRDPPTEGPGVVLHRHHLLLPPGPLCGERGAAPTAGGTEEPFGGHREVAQGALEQPEQQHPLPEEGGSPLLPTAEEEEEEEEEEEEEEEGDSDGSEPEGSCDEEEEEDEDGDVPSGHQGCSGGLEALIAAGIDLGELPALEEPEEPPPAPPSPAPHPSGIPGIALLSELADLELRRRRCDLAREGEDEELLAFNLQNLATVAAAWSLVEAAGREGSPPALSPLPVSPPPRVRVPRRKYTWTPKTKAVCPLKAAMEQLNTQEVEVRMRLAELQRRYKEKQRELVRLQRRHDHERDESSRSPARRGPGRPRKRKHSSALGRAESRKVKAVKTSLSLLCAELRGDSEPQKKRSKLAGGTFSSLQGSPLKQKVKGKGLPPGLSPFRRRDPNPGARIQKKLNRPKGSKGSKYQGQDPGPRQPLHFRDEPEGDTDSEEGDEEPGLSLPSGPMAVLGPSPSSVVKMEANEKAKKKKERQGLLGPCHLGSPEGEVKIKRRPVKAGGAGKLEKVPGRRKAGGCPEGSKKKLKAKAKESLRPPAPGGLSPPGPPSSLFGGTDPRLLGPRDEGARLGERGKKGTHKSKGLQAALRRKNGALSLALSPRNAKTILSKGKKLAKVKTKVATKQCKGRAVSKLLESFTVEDDFDFDDNSSFSEEEEELGGCLAGGARGGVPHACSIQKEDLRDGLHILIPKEDSLLYAGSVRTIQPPDIYSIIIEGERGNRQHIYSQEQLLQEAVLDIRPQSRRSLPPGTRVCAYWSQKSRCLYPGNVVRGSSSDEEEEDAEAVLVEFDDGDTGHIAVSNIRLLPPDFKIQCTEPSPALLVSSSCRRAKRACGDVGTPGALPPTLCPDHSPQPPRNSGRKAASKEKSGKAVEGLSGGRGPALGDSTAGRRGGSLISWAAVAQTKRKAANKGSAVLQNLFQVNGSTKKLRAKETLFPLHHHHHHLTAPVFGNTFGADSFGRIASSYGSFGAGAGLVLPAAQKLLRSKKAERLEAEVGRSGRRKAAGSEFLVKLDHEGVTSPKNKTCKALLLAEKDFGARLERPLGSHGYGHAGLGGRERRGRAATHPLPVGLALRKYSGHGDFTLNCDSDCHSSYSDMDEDEDAGGLGADVPSRFMTRLSVSSSSSGSSTSSSSGSISTSSLCSSDNEDSSYSSEDEDSALLLQTCLSHPVPALLAQPDALRPKGAAPQRCFLSKAATSGPKAKLKRKDPLSFAKAKEFSRRQRLPSVENRPKISAFLPARQLWRWSGNPTQRRGMKGKARKLFYKAIVRGKETLRVGDCAVFLSAGRPNLPYIGRIESMWESWASNMVVKVKWFYHPEETKLGKRQSDGKNALYQSCHEDENDVQTISHKCQVVGREHYEQLTRGRRCQDRQDLYYLAGTYDPTTGRLVTADGVPILC; from the exons CCGGCAGCAGCCTGATGGGGAGTGCCCCCCCCTCCTCCTTCATGGGGGGCTTCCTGAGTGGCAGCCTGGGCTCGGGGGGGCCCAGCCACCCTGCCGGtcctgctgcctcccctccAGAACCAGCGTTCTGCGGGCCCCACTCCGGCACCTCCCAGATCTGGTTCTCCCATTCCCACGAAG CCCCGGGGTACCCCCGCTTctccgggagcttggcctccACCTTCCTGCCCATGGGCCACCTTGACCACCACGGCAATGGCAACGTGCTCTATGGCCAGCACCGTTTCTACGAGAGCCAGAAAG ATAACTTCTACCTGCGGAACCTTCCGGCACAgcctcccctgctccctgccagccacGGCTTCCCCGGCATCGCCCGCGCTGCCCCTGGGCCCCCCGCCGGCTCCTGCAGCCGGGAGCGGGACGCCGGCCCCCTCCCCAAGACCCCCAAGGACTACGAGCGCTTCCTGGCAACCAAGGAGAAAGGGGGCAAGGGGGACCCCAAGGAGCGGCTGCCCGAGGAGGATCCCAAGGAGCGGCACAAGGCGGTGCTGCCGGTGCCGCCCGAAGGGCACTGCAAGGAGGGGGTGCCGCCACGGGGGTCTGGCGACGGGCGCCCCAAACCCCTGGCCTCGTGCCTGCTGGGGGCCAAGGGGCTGGACGAGGACGGTGCCCGCGCCGCGCTGCCTAGCTGTGCCGGGAGCGCCCTGCCCCGCGCCGCCCGCTGCGCCCCCAAGGAGCGGGAGCCGGGGGTCCCCGAGACCCCCCAGCCCTACGGTGAGGCAGTGGAGCGGAGGCAGATGCTGCACCATGCCGTATCCTACGCCGTGCCCGCCGCCggctccttcccctgcctccCGCTGCACGCCGGCCCCGAGGTGCTGTGCCCGCTGCCAGAGCCCCCCGCCCGGGAGCTGAAGCTCAGCGGAGCTACGTTGGTGCCCTCGGTGGGACCCCCGACGGACAAGAGCCGCTCCTTCCAGGCGGAATCCGGCGGGATGGAGCGCGGGGACGGCAAGGAGCGGCACGCCGAGGCGGGCGCTGAGCCCTACGGTGCCTCCTTCCATCACCCGCTGAAGGCTGAGGGGTCGGCGGAGCGGCGGCTGGAGTGGGGGCCTCCGGGCACCCGGCTGAAGGGGCTGGAGTACCTGGGAGGGGGCGCAGCCGAAGGACCTCCGTTCTCCGGCCGGTGCCCGGCGCCCAAGGCGGGTTTGGAGAAAGGCTACTTCGAGGTGCCACCTGCACCTGACTGCTCCCGTGCTCCCCGGCCCGACCCTCTGGGCGTCCGCGTCGGCCCCTCCTGCTGCACTTTAGAGAAGGGCCCCCCCAAGGACCCCCCGGCCCAGAAGGTGGCTCGGATCCGGCACCAGCAGCACCCCGAGGCGGAGGCGACCGAGGGCAAGCGCAAGCCCCTGGAGTTGGGTGGCCTGGGGTACGGCGGGCACCCCCTGCCCCCCTGGGgggtgcagggccaggggccaCCCCTGGCTGTGGCAGAGGAGCGGAAGGGGGGGCCCTACCTGGACCCCTTTGGCACGGGGCTGGTGCGGGCACAGGAGGTGCCCAATGCCCCTGACGAGGTGTCGGCCATGAAGAACCTGCTCAAGTACAGCAACGGGGCGCTGCTGGGGGGGCAGAAGGGCCCCCCCTTCATGGGGCTGGGCAGCGCCAAGGGCAGCTGTGCCCACCAGGATGCCAAATTCCCATCGGGAAAGGGTCAGCCAGAGCTGGAGCGGCCGGACTGCGCCCGAGGCCGGGAGCACGAGGCGTTGGGCCCTGGTGGCACCGAGGGTGAGGTGCGGCAGCCGCCTGTGGGCATCGCGGTGGCCGTGGCACGGCAGAAGGACACTCTGGGCCGCCACGAGCCGTACGGCACCGGCGGCGCCGGCAGCACCGGGCGGCAGCGGGCAGCTGCTGGAGTCAAAG CAGGCACGGCGCGCCCCGTGCACCTGATGGAGCTGGAGGCTGAGGAGGAGCGGGGCCGGCTGTGCGAGGAGCgcctggggctgcctgggagGGACATCCTCCTCCA GGACAACAAGGACCTGGTGGAGTTTGCCCGGATGCACCCATCGGGGGGGTGTCCCGGGGAGCTGACCCCTCACCTGATGATGACGGGGGGCTCGTCGCTGCCGGCGGGGCAGCTCGGGGGGGACCCTGCTGCCCACGCCCACCCTGCGCACACGCACTGGCTGCCCCGCACTCGCAGCCCCTCCATCTGGATGGGGGGACACTCCTACG gCATCGGGCACCCCGCTCTGCACCAGAACCTAccccctgccttccctgcctccATGCCCAGCACCATGCAGCCTGTGTTTCCCCTCGCCCAGGACCCCCCTGCCCAGCTCGTCATCCTCCCCACGGAGCCCCCCACCCACGGCACCCCCCACACACTGG CTGACGTGATGGACCAGGCGTCGCTGTGGCCCCCCATGTACCCGGGCCGGGGTCCTGGTGGCCACCTGCAGCACACGGGGCAGCTCCCCGTGTACCCACGGTCGCAGTTCCTGCGGCAGCAGGAGCTCtatgccctgcagcagcagcagcagcaacagcagcagcagcagcaacagcagcagcagcaacggGCTGCCCAGGCCCTCGAGATCCAGCGCCAGGTGCACgg GCAGCGGAAACCggaggagcagcccctggaACTGGAGGAGAGGGGTCCCGAGAAGCCCTTCAAACCCTCCCACAAAGCAGTTGCCTTAAACCCCCCGGCCAAGGGCCTGACCTCGGTGGCCCCCACACCCTCCAAGCTGTCCCCGTGCTGCCACTCGCCGGCCCTGCGGCACCCGGCCAAGTGCCCCGTGACGCTGCCCACGGCCCCCTGCACTTTACCCGCCTGCCCCGCCGCCAGCCCCGCCGTGGCCCCCCGCTCGCCGGCCgccagccccctgcccgcccccagcaaGGGCAGCGACGGCGAGGACGCGCGGGGCGAGGGGCAGCCCCCACGCCGCTACCCCAAACCCCTGGAGCCAG ACCTGCCCCCCGGGTATGGCTACCCCACCGCCGCCATGGGCTACCCCGCGGCACACTCGGCCGAGCCGGCGGACCCCGACCCCGTGCACGCCGGCTCCCCGCCCGCCGAGCCCGAGCAGTCCCGGACCTTCAGCCCCACGGCCGAGGCGCTGCGAGAGCCGGGCCCCCCGCGGGACCCCCCGACCGAGGGTCCCGGGGTGGTGCTGCACCGCCAccacctgctgctgcccccGGGACCGCTCTGCGGGGAGAGGGGGGCAGCGCCGACCGCAGGCGGCACCGAGGAGCCCTTCGGGGGGCACCGCGAGGTGGCTCAGGGAGCGCTGGAGCAGCCGGAGCAGCAGCACCCCCTGCCCGAGGAGGGGGGCTCCCCGCTGCTCCCCactgcagaggaagaggaggaggaggaggaagaggaggaggaggaggaggaaggcgaCAGTGATGGCTCAGAGCCAGAGGGCAGCtgtgatgaggaggaggaggaggatgaggatggtgaTGTCCCCAGCGGGCACCAGGGCTGCTCGGGTGGTCTGGAGGCACTGATCGCTGCTGGCATCGACCTGGGGGAGCTGCCGGCGCTGGAGGAACCCGAGGAGCCACCCCCGGCCCCCCCTTCTCCTGCCCCCCACCCCTCAGGGATCCCCGGCATCGCCCTGCTCAGTGAACTCGCTGACCTGGAGCTGCGCCGGCGCCGCTGTGACCTGGCCAGGGAAG gtgaggatgaggagctgctggccttCAACCTGCAGAACCTGGCCACGGTGGCGGCCGCCTGGTCACTGGTGGAGGCAGCAGGGCGGGAGGGCAGCCCCCCTGCGCTCAGCCCCCTGCCCGTGTCCCCCCCGCCCCGTGTCCGCGTCCCCCGGCGCAAGTACACCTGGACCCCCAAAACCAAGGCC gtgtgcccgcTGAAGGCAGCCATGGAGCAGCTGAACACGCAGGAGGTGGAGGTGAGGATGCGCCTGGCCGAGCTCCAGCGCCGCTACAAGGAGAAGCAGCGGGAGCTGGTGAGGCTGCAGCGACGCCACGACCACGA GCGTGACGAGAGCTCCCGCAGCCCCGCACGGCGCGGGCCGGGGCGGCCGAGGAAGAGGAAACACTCcagtgccctgggcagggctgagaGCCGCAAGGTCAA GGCGGTGAAgaccagcctgtccctgctgtgtgctgagctGCGAGGGGACTCTGAGCCCCAGAAGAAGAGGAGCAAACTGGCAGGGGGGACCTTCAGCAGCCTTCAGGGCTCCCCG CTGAAGCAGAAGGTGAAGGGCAAGGGGTTGCCCCCCGGGCTCAGCCCCTTCCGCCGGAGGGACCCCAACCCTGGTGCCCGCATCCAGAAGAAGCTGAACCGGCCCAAGGGCTCCAAGGGCTCCAAGTACCAGGGGCAGGACCCCGGTCCCCGGCAGCCCCTCCACTTCAGAG ATGAGCCTGAGGGTGACACGGACAGTGAGGAGGGGGATGAGGAGCCGGGGCTGTCGCTGCCCTCGGGGCcaatggctgtgctggggccctCCCCATCCTCTGTGGTGAAGATGGAGGCAAACGAGAAGgccaagaagaaaaaggaaaggcagGGGCTGCTAG GTCCCTGCCACCTGGGGAGCCCCGAGGGGGAGGTGAAGATCAAGCGGCGGCCGGTTAAGGCCGGGGGAGCCGGGAAGCTGGAGAAGGTGCCGGGCCGGCGGAAAGCCGGGGGCTGCCCCGAGGGCAGCAAGAAGAAGCTGAAAGCCAAGGCCAAGGAGAGCCTGCGGCCCCCAGCCCCCGGTGGCCTCAgtcccccgggaccccccagcAGCCTTTTTGGGGGCACCGACCCCCGGCTGCTGGGGCCACGGGACGAGGGGGCTCGGCTGGGAGAGAGGGGCAAGAAGGGCACCCACAAGAGCAaagggctgcaggcagccctCAGG CGCAAGAACGGGGCACTCTCACTGGCCCTCTCCCCCCGGAACGCCAAGACCATCCTGAGCAAGGGCAAGAAACTGGCCAAGGTCAAGACCAAAGTGGCCACCAAACAG tgcAAGGGCCGGGCTGTCAGCAAACTCCTGGAGAGCTTCACCGTGGAGGACGACTTCGACTTCGATGACAACAGCAGTTtctcagaggaggaggaggagctgggaggctGCCTGGCAGGGGGGGCACGCGGGGGGGTGCCCCACGCCTGCTCCATCCAGAAGGAGGATCTGAGGGATGGACTGCACATCCTGATCCCCAAGGAGGACAGCCTGCTCTATGCCGGCAGCGTGCGCACCATCCAGCCTCCCGACAT CTACAGCATCATCATCGAGGGTGAACGGGGGAACAGGCAGCACATCTACtcacaggagcagctgctgcaggaggcg GTCCTTGACATTCGGCCGCAGTCGCGCCGGAGCCTTCCACCCGGCACCCGCGTCTGCGCCTACTGGAGCCAGAAATCCCGGTGCCTGTACCCGGGGAACGTGGTGCGAG GCTCCTCCAGcgatgaggaggaggaggatgccgAGGCCGTGCTGGTGGAGTTCGATGatggggacacaggacacaTCGCCGTGTCCAACATCCGCCTGCTGCCCCCCGACTTCAAGATCCAAT GCACCGAgccctccccagcactgctggtgtCCAGCTCCTGCCGGCGGGCGAAGCGGGCGTGTGGCGATGTGGGCACCCCTGGGGCGCTGCCCCCCACGCTCTGCCCTGaccacagcccccagcccccccgGAATTCAGGCAGGAAGGCGGCCAGCAAGGAGAAAAGTG GCAAAGCCGTGGAGGGGCTGTCGGGGGGCCGGGGGCCGGCGCTGGGTGACAGCACGGCTGGGCGGCGCGGAGGGTCCCTGATCAGCTGGGCTGCCGTGGCACAAACTAAGCGGAAGGCGGCAAACAAGGGCTCGGCCGTGCTCCAGAACCTCTTCCAGGTCAACGGCAGCACCAAGAAGCTGCGGGCGAAGGAGACCCTCTTCCCTCTgcaccaccatcaccaccacctCACCGCCCCTGTCTTTGGCAACACCTTCGGTGCCGACTCCTTCGGCCGCATCGCCAGCTCCTACGGCTCCTTCGGTGCCGGCGCCGGGCTGGTGCTGCCGGCGGCCCAGAAGCTGCTACGCTCCAAGAAAGCCGAGCGGCTGGAGGCCGAGGTGGGCAGGAGCGGGCGCAGGAAGGCGGCGGGCAGCGAGTTCCTGGTCAAGCTGGACCACGAAGGGGTGACGTCCCCCAAGAACAAGACGTGCAAGGCGCTGCTGTTGGCCGAGAAGGACTTTGGGGCCAGGCTGGAGCGGCCGCTGGGCAGCCACGGCTACGGACACGCCGGGCTGGGCGGCCGGGAGCGCAGGGGCCGCGCGGCCACGCACCCGCTGCCCGTGGGGCTGGCGCTGCGCAAGTACTCGGGACACGGGGACTTCACCCTGAACTGTGACAGCGACTGCCACAGCTCCTACTCGGACATGGACGAGGACGAGGACGCGGGTGGGCTCGGTGCCGACGTCCCCTCGCGCTTCATGACGCGCCTCTCTGtgtcctcctcttcctcggGCTCCTCCACCTCGTCCAGCTCTGGCTCCATCTCCACGTCCAGCCTGTGCTCCTCGGACAATGAGGATTCCTCCTACAGCTCGGAGGACGAGGACTcggcgctgctgctgcagacCTGCCTGTCGCACCCGGTGCCGGCGCTGCTGGCACAGCCGGACGCTCTGCGCCCCAAGGGCGCCGCGCCCCAGCGCTGTTTCCTGTCCAAGGCGGCCACCTCCGGCCCCAAGGCCAAGCTCAAGCGCAAGGATCCCCTCAGCTTCGCCAAAGCCAAAGAGTTCTCCCGGCGGCAGCGCCTGCCCTCGGTGGAAAACCGGCCAAAGATCTCCGCCTTCCTGCCTGCGCGCCAGCTCTGGAGGTGGTCGGGGAACCCCACGCAG cGGCGCGGCATGAAGGGCAAGGCACGGAAGTTGTTCTACAAGGCCATCGTGCGGGGCAAGGAGACGCTGCGCGTGGGCGACTGCGCCGTGTTCCTGTCAGCCGGGCGGCCCAACCTGCCCTACATCGGCCGCATCGAGAGCATGTGGGAGTCCTGGGCCAGCAACATGGTGGTCAAGGTCAAGTGGTTCTACCACCCCGAGGAGACCAAGCTGGGCAAGCGCCAGAGCGACGGCAAg AACGCGCTGTACCAGTCGTGCCACGAGGACGAGAACGACGTGCAGACCATCTCGCACAAGTGCCAGGTGGTGGGGCGGGAGCACTACGAGCAGCTGACGCGCGGCCGCCGCTGCCAGGACCGCCAGGACCTCTATTACCTGGCGGGCACCTACGACCCCACCACGGGGCGCCTGGTGACCGCCGACGGGGTGCCCATCCTGTGCTGA